DNA sequence from the Coffea arabica cultivar ET-39 chromosome 11c, Coffea Arabica ET-39 HiFi, whole genome shotgun sequence genome:
AATTTTGGTTACAAAagaatcatatatatatatgaacaaGCCAGTTGAAGCATTCATAGATTGAGGTGGAACcattcaaatgaatttcaaatgCTATCTCAATATAAAGGTGAAAATAAATGTAAATATATGCATTTGAATGATAAGTTTCGTGTAAATTAGATGTTCTTACAAACGTGCAATGACCTACACAAAAACTGAAAAGGAAATTTAACCTATTTTCTCTAGAACTCGGTCTTTCTGTAATCTTTCTGTAAACAACTTTGGTGCAGCCACCATTGTGGACATTTATCCCTGCTAAATGCACTAAAACAAGAGAGTAGTAGATGATTATTGGAGTTGGAATATGTGGACCAGCTCAAACTGCAGCAAAATTCTAAAAGTTGGAAAGggaattttgattatttgaaccTAGTGCGCTCCAACGTTCGAAACCTAATGAGAAACCTCGTGATCCATCAAACGGTAACAAATTTTACATGTGATTCCACTTAATTTAACCTGCTCAAAATGTTACtgcttgtatttttttttctttttttttttaccagaaAGTtgcaattttctggtttcctataAATGAGGGAGACAAGGCTGGGTTCTTGAAAGCAAAGGTCCAGGTCATTGTTTCCTTTGTCAGCCTTAGATTTTCCTCTACCATCTTTTCTCATCATTATACCTTCTTGTTTACGTGAAAGAATGAAGCCACAGTCTCCTTTTTGCAACTTCTGCTATTAGTATATGTTAGTGACCCAATAAAATATACACTTCACTTTTGTTCCTCCCACTGAGATTTCCCTTTGTCAGATCCCAAAAACTTCAAACATTCTTATTCCATTTTCAGCAATATTTGCTGTCAGATCAGAAAACCGTGTCCCAAAATGCAGATTCTAATGTGGGTTCTCAAGCTTTTCCTCATTGTAAGCTTGCAACCACCAATCCTAGCACAAGCCCAGAAGGATGTTCAGgcaacagcagcagcagaagCAGCTGCACCAGCTTGTTTTGAGGGTGATAGAGTTGCTCTTCTTGGGTTCAAGGCTAGAATATTTAGGGACACTACCGACATTCTATCTTCATGGACAGGCAAAGATTGCTGTGGAGGGGGTTGGGAAGGGGTCGAATGTGACCCTGCAACAGGAAGAGTTATTAGGTTGATCCTGCAGAGACCAGTTGATCAAGACTTGAGCAATTTCATGAAGGGCATTTTGTCTCCTACTCTTGGTAATTTGTACTTCTTGGAGGTAATGGTAATAAGTGGGATGAAACGCATTGCAGGGCCAATTCCTCAAACTTTCTCAAATCTCACTAGGCTGACTCAGCTTATACTCGAAGACAATTTTCTGCAAGGAGACATCCCCTCCAATTTGGGGCATCTGCCCTTATTGCAGACAGTATCGCTGAGTGGGAATAGATTGACAGGGCAGATTCCTCCAGCATTAGGGAATTTAAGAAACCTTCAGCAGCTAAGTTTAGCAAGAAATTCCCTGACAGGTCCTTTTCCAATCTCCTTCAAGAATCTCATCAGCTTGCAGTCAATTGATCTCAGTTATAATCTTTTATCAGGAAACATACCAGATTTTATGGGGCAGTTTAGAAATCTGACATACCTTGTTCTTACAAGTAATCAACTATCAGGCCAGATACCAATTTCTTTGTGCAGCTTGATTAAACTCTCAGAGTTGTCACTCGGCCATAATAGGCTTGTAGGAAAAATCCCACCCCAGATTGGAAATCTCAAGTCTCTTGCAATTCTGTCATTAGTTTCCAACCAGTTAATAGGTCAAATTCCAGAATCAATTGCTCAGATGCAGAACCTGTGGAACCTAAATCTATCAAGAAATTTGTTTTCAGATCCATTGCCTAACACCTTACCTAGTGGTCTTCCATCTCTGTTATCACTGGACCTTTCTTATAATAATTTTGATTTGGGGACAGTTCCTCAATGGATAAGAACCCGGGAACTTTCCAGCATTTATTTAGCTGGCTGCAAGCTTCGAGGGACTCTCCCAAATTTCACAACCCCTGATTCATTAAGCTCTTTAGACCTGTCAGATAACTATTTCACTGAaggtatttcaaattttttcacaAGGATGACAACCTTGGAACAGGCCAAGCTTTCAAACAACCAACTGAAGTCTGATGTATCTGCAATCAAATTGCCAGATGGACTTTCATCAATTGACCTCCATTCAAACCAACTCTACGGTTCTCTATCAAGTATTCTAAGCAACAAGACAAGCAAGTTTCTGGAGGCTGTTGATATTTCAAACAATCAAATTTCGGGTACCATTCCTGAATTCAGCAATAGCTTGAACCTGAAAGTGCTCAACATAGCAAGCAACAAACTTACAGGTTACATTCCCAATTCGATCTCAAACCTTGCTAAGCTTGAAAGATTAGACATTTCAAGGAACCAAATAGGAGGCACAATCCCAACCAGTTTAGGATTGTTGCTCAAGTTGCAGTGGTTGGATTTGTCCATCAACACACTTTCCGGGAAAATCCCTGACAGCTTGCTACAGATTCAAGCGCTGAGACATGCAAGCTTCAGGGCCAACAGATTATGTGGTGAGATCCCGCAAGGAAGACCATTTAACATCTTTCCTCCAGTAACTTATGCCCATAATCTGTGTTTATGTGGCAGGCCCTTGCCACCTTGTAAGGGAAAGAAGTGATAGGAAAGGATGGGCCAGTACAATGCTGACTCGATCAATGAGGATGATACAATTGCTCAAGCCATGTTAGCCTTGCATCAACAATCAATTTCGGTTGTTTCTTAAATACCAGTCAAGATACACATTCTTCTGTATCTCACGATAGAATCCTTACTCAAAGAACTGAGTACTTGCTCCTATTAattcaaatcaagaaagttCTTCTCTTATTTTATCTGATGCTGAgctttctatgaattttttaGCATACGATCTTGTCTAACCACAATAATAAACATTAAAACAGGGCAACCAACTTTGAGCAACAACAAAAAGTGTAATTAGTAGTTCAGTATTTTCAAATCATGTATCTCCTTCGAGCATCAATTTAAACATGTTAAAACCACAAACTCCATATAATTAGCACAGTAATTTGCCATTTCTGGATTCCAATAGTAGCATAAGCAGAATCCAAATGGTGCATAGAGCCTAACAATTTGAAGCAAAAAAGACAGAAACTACCCTGCCATTCAGAACTATTTGATACCTAACCAGAACCCAGTTGACTAACAGGGACAAAAATTTACAAGACAGAACTATTGTAAGAGAAACTACAAAAGGGCATAGCAGACTTTGCAAGGCAGAACACTATTCATCATCATCAACTACAATCTCCTCAACTTCCTTCTCAGCTGAATTTTCTTCACCCTGAAAAAGCAAACCAAATTAAGAATTGACACTATTATAACAATGCAAGAGTAATAAGAGAGAAGCATCTAAAGAATAAGCACTTTTCCTAACAAGCTTTGGAAATCAAACCACTTACATCTTCATTTTCAGCACCATCACCATTAGATTCCAAGGCCCTCTCATATTCAGCTTTCAGCTCTGCAGCTCTGTCCACATAAGGTTGTTTCTCCTGATCAAAGCATTTGAAATATCATTACCATCAGTAACTGATCAAACAGTTTCTTATGGAATGCAATAAGCTCCAGCATACAGAATTGACACTCACTTCTTCAGTCATTGACTTCCATTTCTCGCCACCCTCTTTGGCCACCTAAATCATTGGATAGTTAAAAATCCATGTCAAACATAACCAAGTAAATCAACCATGGTTCAATTTTCAAACaatgaaaataaacaaataagaaTTGACTATACCACTGAGACACTCTTGCAATCAGGATTTGCCTCCTTGAAAGATTTCCTGAAGTCATCCCTGTGTAATTCAAGTCAAACATAATCAACCACCTACTCTACAAATACTCCTAATGCATAGTACACATAAGCAAAGGATTACATGAAAATGAAGAAAGCAGTAGGAGGGCGTTTTAGTGCATTTGGATTCTTGGCTTTCTTTCCCTTCTTTGCCTTTGGTTCAGCAGCTTTGGCCTTCCTTCTGTACATCATCGTCACCATTgtaaaatcaaaaacaaaccaaaatgaatcAAAGCAACAATCAGTACATGATAGGTAGCAagtaaaaacaaaaggaattctaTAAAAATTACTTTTCAGCTGGTTTTTTCTTCAATTCAGCAGCCTTCTCCACAACCTGAGCCTCTGTTTAGCATCAAATTAACTCATCAGAAGTGCCCCTCAGATAGCAAGTTAACTAACCAATAAACCTCCATCAgctaaactaaaactaaaatcaATTAACGGTGAAGAATAACAGGTTAGTAGACTTCagaacccaaaaaaatataaaaaagggtCCGACTCATTAACCAATTACACTCAAAAGGAACCTAGGTTCATCTTAACATAGATCAAATCAAACCCCATTTTACATCCTTATCATAGTAACATAGCAACCAATTAAAAGCGGAAAATGGCAGTCACATGCAAATTGGCACAACCATTTCAACATAAATTAACATATTAAACACCCAAAAGCACCCTGCCTCCCTGTTTAAGGGGCAAAAAAAACTGCCTCGTCTTAACACGAAATTAACAGTAAGAACCCCTTAACACCATATACAAATTGATGCATGCATGACCCAATTCAACCGAAAAAAAGTACAAGCACCAGCCTCATGTTAACCAGAAAATAATCCATTCTCCATCCTCATTACAGCATTATATCTAATCAAAAGCAAGAAATACCTAGATTCATCTTGATTTTAGCTTCAGTGCTACAGTCATGCATGCTAATCAGCGCTACGGCAACATCCTTGTTGCATTCCCCActgccaaaaagaaaaaagaaaaaaaaaatccaacttAAGTCCACCATTTTTCCATATATAAAGAACCCACAAAGAAAACCCAAAAAGATTAGTAGACATCATATTAGTTCAAAAAAATCTCATACCATTTCGTAAAAGCGCTGCCATCTTTAGCCCGGAGGAGGGTAGAAGAAGATGCTGTAGTGTTGCTCTTGCCACTAGCAGCAGGAGacgtagaagaagaagaagaattctTCTCCACCTCCACCCTTTTCCTTAGTCTTCCACCCGCCATTTGGACCGCAATTAGAGAGTTTCTGATGGAATTGGAGATGCAAACAGGAAAATGGAGATgggttctttgttttttttgggggttttgGGGGAAATCGCGGTTGGGTATAATAAGACGGGGGAAAAAAGAGAGGAGGGAAAGAGCAAAGACGAAAattggaattgaaatgaaattttggggccgccattttttttttggtggcttTTTCACATTTTCGTGAAAAAACCCGCCAATTGAATTGTTAACATACTTCATTTAACTGATGCGGATGAATGACCTGTCGCGCTTCTTGACCGTTGGACTGTTGCGTTCTCAAATGGACGGTTGATGATTCAAAAAGAGCTTATGTTCTAGAGAAGGtgggatttttttaaaaaaaaaaaaattgaatttaggaTCTAAGTTGAACTAACATATATACTATAATGATTTGATTTACATGAGATAAAATTATATTTGAAATATGTGATGACaaaaaacgtaaaaatttttctacacaAAACTGTAACCCAACCAAATTTGCTAAAAGATTATTTGAGGGAACAGCTCCATGAATAAATTTGATATGGCCACTTCCTTGGAAACTAAAATGGATGGCGCGGAGTGTTTGGATAGCttttctgtttggattgtaattttttaaaatttttgtaaaaaatgtactgtaataatttgatatatgtgaagtaAAAGGGTGATTGAGAAATgttttcatgaaaaatatagaaaatttttagtgaaaaatggctttccattttttcaaataatatttcttttatattataaacacattttcaacCCACTTTTCTATATTTCTAACcactttttttatctcacataatCACGTCACAAAAAAGTActatagtaattattttaattaataattcaaataatactctatccaaacaagaAAAGCAGATGCTTCCTACTATAGTATTGTATTGtatattttgtttggattttggggAACTAATTCAACTTGGTTGTattaattaaaaaacaaaagctTACAGAGGAGAAACTAGTATGCGTTTAAGTTGACCTCTTGATTACTTGGTCTGATAGATTACTTCAAATTTATGTAGGATAAGGCTTTTCTTTTAGTTCAACATAAGATGTTACACAACAAATTTTGCAAATTAATTTCAAGCACTAGAGAATATCTACAcatgttttatatttttctcttcctttttcgtGCAAACCTTCTAGTGTTCGGTGACCACATTGGTCCTTGACTAATCTGGAACGGAGTACTATCAAACTATTTCCTGAGGATGGCTTGCCTAACATTGTCAAACTTTTTCGAGGATGGAATCGTGTTTGAATAGttgattatttgggataattttttgaaaaaaaaaatgttatagcACTTTTCATGgtatgatatatatgagataaaaaggttcttgaaaaaataaaaaaatatgttgaaaaatgtatttgtgaTGCGACTAAATAATTTTTGTACAAATAGactgtgtttggatagtaaattatttggagTAATTTTCTGAAGACAAATAATACTAGTCTACAACACTTTTTAATGTAATATATtagaaataaaaaggtgattaaaaatgTGTTAAtaatgcaaataaataaattttgacaaataaagtACTCTCTGATTACTTTCATGGGTCAATGGTTTTACTAGTTAGATACGACGAACATAAGAAGATTGATGTACTTgcaaaaaataacataaagaaTTAACGGATCTGACAACCAAAAAAACTCGAGTTTGAGTCTGAGTGGAAATGTTAAACTGACAATatgatctcttttttttttttcagaaaagtCTGAATATTAAAATGcaaatcaagaaatttgatCTATTGATCTACGCCTAAATGGAGTTTAAAAGTTCTCTTAGTGAGACCAACTCCTGTAGGAGCAGTTGGTTGTTACAATTTGATGTCAGGCatagtttcttttttcctaCAGAAAAATCATTATCGTTTCGCCATTGACCCCATGCCTTGAACAAACTGAATACATGGATCTCTACAGAGAATAACAAACTTTATGAGATTGGTCAGATGAATGCACCATGATTTTGCAGAAGCAAGCGGCCCGACACACGAGCATAGTAGCAGCACAGATAGGTAAGCACAGGAAACTAATAAGTCTGGAATATATCAGAGCATCTGCATTCAATGATTCAAACTGATTTTTTAAGTACCAAAATCCACGGCCAGTTAGAGCATTACAACACGTTAATTATACAAGCAATTTTAGATGTCCTACCGGTGCTTCCTACCACCATTTCTCTTCCCACGAGTCTTCTTACcaccctttttcttcttctttttcttatcGGCAACAGGTCTGCTGTCATCGACTCTAGGCGCGGAAGGTCGTAATAAATGTTTCACGTCAAGCACACCGTTTCTAAAATGACCTTCAGTTGACTTCAACACTC
Encoded proteins:
- the LOC113716435 gene encoding high mobility group B protein 7, producing the protein MAGGRLRKRVEVEKNSSSSSTSPAASGKSNTTASSSTLLRAKDGSAFTKCGECNKDVAVALISMHDCSTEAKIKMNLEAQVVEKAAELKKKPAEKRKAKAAEPKAKKGKKAKNPNALKRPPTAFFIFMDDFRKSFKEANPDCKSVSVVAKEGGEKWKSMTEEEKQPYVDRAAELKAEYERALESNGDGAENEDGEENSAEKEVEEIVVDDDE
- the LOC113715582 gene encoding uncharacterized protein, yielding MQILMWVLKLFLIVSLQPPILAQAQKDVQATAAAEAAAPACFEGDRVALLGFKARIFRDTTDILSSWTGKDCCGGGWEGVECDPATGRVIRLILQRPVDQDLSNFMKGILSPTLGNLYFLEVMVISGMKRIAGPIPQTFSNLTRLTQLILEDNFLQGDIPSNLGHLPLLQTVSLSGNRLTGQIPPALGNLRNLQQLSLARNSLTGPFPISFKNLISLQSIDLSYNLLSGNIPDFMGQFRNLTYLVLTSNQLSGQIPISLCSLIKLSELSLGHNRLVGKIPPQIGNLKSLAILSLVSNQLIGQIPESIAQMQNLWNLNLSRNLFSDPLPNTLPSGLPSLLSLDLSYNNFDLGTVPQWIRTRELSSIYLAGCKLRGTLPNFTTPDSLSSLDLSDNYFTEGISNFFTRMTTLEQAKLSNNQLKSDVSAIKLPDGLSSIDLHSNQLYGSLSSILSNKTSKFLEAVDISNNQISGTIPEFSNSLNLKVLNIASNKLTGYIPNSISNLAKLERLDISRNQIGGTIPTSLGLLLKLQWLDLSINTLSGKIPDSLLQIQALRHASFRANRLCGEIPQGRPFNIFPPVTYAHNLCLCGRPLPPCKGKK